One genomic window of Schistocerca gregaria isolate iqSchGreg1 unplaced genomic scaffold, iqSchGreg1.2 ptg000676l, whole genome shotgun sequence includes the following:
- the LOC126318696 gene encoding uncharacterized protein LOC126318696, whose translation MGDSCILSREQILEMRKIFKDVSVEYLEKNLSTLSSAGRLKHKKALDDFYSRLFVEYNNYSRKRKRPDCERVFEPLSKELLDLVFELEIKVKKLVANNSVMRQNNKKYLQMINVARGRKEKSSQEEESILSLCNSIDKGQYTFQAESQVAEWLQEATASFESCLEHIGELKSQVAKTTAKIKELSKVCETQFSVEEGKNVDADGMKLPMAERRPQDWGFAL comes from the exons ATGGGAGACTCGTGTATTCTGTCCAGAGAACAAATCCTAGAAATgaggaaaatttttaaagat GTCAGTGTCGAGTATTTAGAAAAGAATCTGAGCACTCTTTCTAGTGCTGGGCGTTTGAAGCACAAGAAGGCTTTGGATGACTTTTATTCAAGGCTTTTCGTAGAATACAACAACTATTCCAGGAAAAGAAAGAGGCCTGATTGTG AAAGGGTGTTTGAGCCACTTAGCAAGGAATTGTTGGATTTGGTTTTCGAATTAGAAATCAAGGTTAAAAAATTGGTAGCCAACAATTCTGTTATGag gcagaacaacaaaaaatatttgcaaATGATCAATGTTGCTCGCGGCCGTAAAGAAAAGTCCAGTCAGGAAGAAGAAAGCATTTTGAGCCTCTGCAACAGCATCGATAAAGGCCAGTATACGTTCCAAGCAGAAAGTCAAGTTGCCGAATGGCTTCAAGAGGCGACGGCTTCGTTTGAATCCTGCTTGGAACATATAGGTGAATTGAAGTCGCAGGTAGCGAAGACGACTGCCAAGATCAAAGAGCTGTCAAAAGTTTGCGAGACTCAGTTTTCTGTAGAAGAAGGCAAAAATGTCGATGCAGACGGTATGAAATTGCCTATGGCTGAGAGAAGACCTCAGGATTGGGGATTTGCGCTTTGA
- the LOC126318702 gene encoding 18S rRNA aminocarboxypropyltransferase-like, with protein MEKTGRSWLNSTNQKISLSIASNFEPPECTETPLSTIKLAMWDFEQCDSKKCTGRKLVRLGLVRVLKVHQKCRGIILSPAGQQAVSPLDRDIVQTGGIGVIDCSWAKLDQIPFQKIKGKEERLLPFLIAANPTNYGRPFKLSCVEAFAATLYITSFKQEAYSLLNRFNWGPTFLKINSELLQAYCLCKTSAEVVQAQSKYIEACEREKQRRFDPIYIKDSVRRQKTIVPPFDEDEPTENASV; from the exons ATGGAAAAAACAGGCCGCAGTTGGTTAAATTCGACAAATCAGAAAATAAGTCTGTCAATTGCTTCTAATTTTGA ACCTCCGGAATGCACCGAGACACCCTTATCCACCATCAAATTGGCCATGTGGGATTTTGAGCAATGCGATTCAAAAAAATGTACCGGACGAAAACTCGTCAGACTCGGATTGGTTCGAGTGTTGAAAGTCCATCAAAAGTGTAGAGGAATCATTCTTTCTCCGGCAGGCCAGCAGGCTGTGTCTCCATTGGACAGAGATATCGTTCAAACTGGCGGAATTGGTGTGATAGATTGTAGCTGGGCCAAACTGGATCAAATACCATTCCAAAAAATTAAAGGCAAAGAAGAAAGGTTAT TGCCTTTTCTGATAGCAGCCAATCCCACGAACTATGGACGCCCTTTCAAACTAAGTTGCGTCGAAGCATTCGCCGCAACCCTATACATAACCAGCTTCAAGCAAGAAGCCTATAGTCTGCTCAACAGGTTCAACTGGGGACCAACTTTTCTGAAAATCAATTCTGAACTTCTTCAAGCCTATTGCCTATGCAAAACGTCTGCAGAAGTAGTCCAAGCCCAATCTAAATACATAGAAGCTTGCGAAAGAGAAAAACAACGACGGTTCGACCCCATTTACATAAAAGACTCTGTCAGAAGACAGAAAACAATCGTGCCGCCATTCGATGAAGATGAACCAACTGAAAATGCGTCAGTTTAG
- the LOC126318680 gene encoding tRNA pseudouridine(38/39) synthase-like, with amino-acid sequence MDKSGQEVGLREEEESGRASERPLLKGGGNSQSLPEFRSRDDLEKCRKSELVSTVMKYQRYLFPDRVESPVVLEPKGERGFDWEKYSVRHIALHVAYLGWDYAGLSYQKNVELTIENVLVDACKTLKLIQDIESSNWQRAGRTDKGVSSVGQVISVQVRSRSRSGIGVTRVGEGIGEGEEELDYVAMLNGVLPSEIRVLGWKPVPDTFSARFSAIYRIYKYYFAREEMDLEKMREGAKWFLGEHDFRNFCKMDAQRVSNYKRYIIHIDIEPADDGNPVQLYQVVIQGSAFLWHQVRCMVQVLFMVGKGFESPEVIREMLDLEKYPKKPIYPLASERALVLESVGYFQLQFEVGIHAQRKLIQHIRGLWTQKAIESQISRLMFENSFFALVNVQPRKKRHVNEVLPCQHSYSNLDRADFALIPWADVQKDDTIESERKKWTPMTKRPREDSYEERIDRMACRLKKVL; translated from the exons ATGGATAAGAGCGGTCAAGAAGTAGggctgagagaggaggaggagagtggTCGAGCGAGCGAGAGACCGTTATTAAAAGGGGGTGGAAATTCTCAATCGCTACCAGAGTTTAGAAGTCGGGATGATCTTGAGAAGTGTCGGAAGTCTGAGCTGGTATCGACGGTGATGAAGTACCAGAGGTACCTATTCCCGGACAGGGTTGAATCACCGGTTGTTTTGGAGCCGAAGGGTGAGCGAGGTTTTGACTGGGAGAAGTATTCAGTGAGACACATTGCATTGCATGTTGCGTATTTGGGGTGGGATTACGCCGGTCTCAGTTATCAGAAGAACGTAGAGTTGACGATAGAGAACGTGTTGGTGGATGCGTGCAAGACATTGAAGTTGATTCAAGACATTGAGTCGTCGAATTGGCAGAGGGCAGGAAGAACGGACAAGGGTGTATCTTCTGTGGGCCAGGTAATATCGGTTCAGGTCAGAAGTAGATCTAGATCCGGGATTGGGGTAACTAGGGTGGGCGAAGGTATAGGCGAGGGAGAGGAGGAGTTAGATTATGTGGCGATGTTAAATGGCGTGCTGCCGTCAGAGATTCGTGTTTTGGGGTGGAAGCCGGTTCCTGATACGTTTAGCGCACGTTTTTCCGCTATCTATCGGATCTATAAGTATTACTTTGCCAGGGAGGAGATGGACTTGGAGAAGATGCGCGAGGGCGCGAAGTGGTTTTTAGGGGAGCACGACTTCCGGAATTTCTGCAAGATGGACGCGCAACGAGTGTCTAATTACAAGAGGTAcattattcatattgacattgagcCAGCGGATGATGGAAATCCAGTACAACTTTATCAGGTGGTGATTCAGGGTTCCGCTTTTCTTTGGCATCAGGTGAGATGCATGGTCCAAGTGTTGTTTATGGtaggaaaaggttttgaaagtccgGAGGTGATTAGAGAAATGTTAGATTTGGAGAAGTATCCCAAGAAGCCCATATATCCATTGGCCAGCGAACGCGCCCTTGTCTTGGAGTCGGTTGGGTATTTTCAACTTCAATTTGAGGTTGGCATACACGCACAGAGGAAGTTGATTCAGCATATTCGGGGGCTATGGACACAGAAGGCAATTGAGTCCCAGATATCTCGACTGATGTTCGAAAACAGTTTTTTTGCTCTTGTCAATGTACAGCCTAGAAAAAAGAGACACGTAAACGAAGTCTTGCCTTGTCAGCACAGCTACTCGAATTTGGATCGGGCGGACTTCGCTCTCATTCCGTGGGCAGATGTCCAAAAAGACGATACAATCGAGTCTGAACGAAAGAAGTGGACGCCGATGACCAAGAGACCTCGAGAAG ATTCCTATGAAGAGAGAATAGACAGGATGGCATGTCGCTTAAAAAAAGTGTTATGA
- the LOC126318674 gene encoding rho-associated protein kinase let-502-like, translating into MPPLEVGDYVCTDTCLGRGTNGTVYQGYHKKTREPVAIKVVSLNMDRLHFKYLLQEREILKKLDHPNIVKLYQEYEVGQQLYLIMELMLGGELYNLIYRKKGLAEPIARKFMCQLVSGLKYLNDRGIVHRDLKPHNLLLTSACETSSTLKIADFGFARFTSSLMQTRLGSPLYMAPELLLMSGPATYSSKSDMWSVGVIFWEMLTGRRPWAEAGDSEATLHQLVNKQRLALPNNISQAAKSLLRRLLEKDPAKRISCEELCFCEYVQPAKVAASIIDNNETWLQEVISFERGASQSLYVTPDFSISEFKERISKMWPNASNKPLLLLDPMGSELKENLTFRHYDLHLRPKPLYCVERESLYGNPEVDSRMYAIHQIKVDKLETFEDPQLSPSTRAKMTYKFLREYSSKLALYADAVRKELATVYALTISSCALQQKAWKVVCSYIYSRRNDCLNLWKEEIEGEIRRTQRKAQDLKERLSSTLVSIKQIDFAELYAHPRQPRHLFDMVDYDEIQRDSRRIKSDVEYLEEQEQTAYRLQSRQLLIEQNLDPVLSQLPISRLQKCTKVLHQAKYGLENCRREFYSKWANEKVQEWIASRFQHSLEHDLPDSNQVWDCLNACEQSLQKFLEQVKSARLAMKDCIELKRQIDSRYFHALISTQPYRSEIDAFHSSWEAEIKPRLLGLHQTIQSLSRLLVLPKNYENAVSETKRRCQWSKKIDEQIKALNRHFDRALKLEIQEREIFSRSIDPYASRIFEPIFPWLFSTSPFAKFYIDFQCLESLPSSTSNSDQEVVVSPDATQQQQQPIPPHISEQDYQSLVDRYLALSSSFLSLKDSENTLRRELDALRDQLKHKPWEKEIQTLKQNISLLEGQKHFEDFKRENLELKLQLEQLSKLKTVNAKLREDLQGAENLVNQLLQDRPSKS; encoded by the exons ATGCCCCCCCTCGAAGTTGGCGACTATGTCTGCACCGACACCTGTCTCGGACGAGGCACTAACGGCACCGTATATCAAGGATACCACAAAAAGACCAGGGAACCCGTGGCCATCAAGGTCGTCTCTCTCAACATGGACAGGCTTCACTTCAAGTACCTACTACAAGAGCGCGAAATCCTCAAAAAGCTAGACCACCCAAATATCGTCAAGTTGTACCAAGAATAT GAGGTGGGTCAACAGCTGTATTTGATAATGGAACTGATGCTGGGAGGGGAGCTGTACAACCTAATATACAGGAAGAAAGGCCTCGCCGAACCTATAGCGAGGAAGTTCATGTGCCAGCTGGTGAGCGGTCTGAAATACCTCAACGACCGGGGAATCGTGCACCGCGACCTGAAGCCGCACAACCTGTTGTTGACCAGCGCTTGCGAGACCTCTTCCACGCTGAAGATAGCTGACTTCGGATTCGCCAGGTTCACCTCCAGTCTGATGCAAACGCGTCTGGGCAGCCCTCTCTACATGGCACCCGAGCTGCTGCTCATGAGCGGACCGGCCACATACTCGTCCAAGTCGGACATGTGGAGCGTCGGCGTAATTTTCTGGGAGATGTTGACGGGCCGCCGTCCTTGGGCGGAGGCGGGAGACAGCGAAGCAACGCTTCACCAGCTGGTCAACAAACAGCGCCTGGCGCTGCCCAACAACATATCCCAAGCGGCCAAATCCCTGTTGAGAAGGCTGTTGGAAAAGGACCCAGCGAAGCGAATATCGTGCGAAGAACTTTGCTTCTGTGAATACGTGCAACCGGCGAAGGTAGCAGCATCAATCATAGACAACAATGAAACGTGGCTACAGGAAGTGATATCATTCGAAAGGGGCGCATCTCAATCCCTTTACGTCACGCCCGACTTCTCCATAAGCGAGTTCAAGGAAAGAATATCGAAAATGTGGCCTAACGCGAGCAACAAACCACTCCTTCTTCTTGACCCAATGGGCTCAGAACttaaagaaaacctcacgtttcgtCACTACGACCTCCACCTCAGGCCAAAACCCCTTTACTGCGTGGAAAGGGAGAGTCTGTACGGGAATCCAGAAGTGGACTCCAGAATGTACGCCATACATCAGATCAAAGTCGACAAACTAGAAACATTCGAGGACCCCCAGCTCTCCCCCTCAACCCGCGCCAAGATGACCTACAAATTCCTCAGAGAATACAGCAGCAAACTAGCTCTTTACGCCGACGCCGTAAGGAAGGAACTGGCAACCGTTTATGCACTGACCATTTCCTCATGCGCCCTCCAGCAAAAAGCCTGGAAGGTCGTTTGCAGCTACATCTACTCCAGACGGAACGATTGCTTGAACCTCTGGAAAGAAGAAATAGAAGGCGAGATAAGAAGAACCCAAAGGAAGGCCCAAGACCTCAAAGAACGCCTATCATCCACCCTTGTCTCCATCAAGCAAATCGACTTCGCTGAACTTTATGCTCACCCCAGACAACCTCGCCATCTATTCGACATGGTCGACTACGACGAAATACAACGCGATAGTCGACGAATCAAGTCAGACGTGGAATACCTCGAAGAACAAGAACAAACGGCCTATCGACTCCAAAGTCGCCAGCTTTTAATCGAGCAGAACCTGGACCCCGTTTTGTCTCAACTCCCCATCTCCAGACTCCAAAAATGCACCAAAGTGCTTCACCAAGCCAAATACGGCCTGGAAAACTGCCGTCGCGAATTCTATTCCAAGTGGGCAAAcgaaaaagttcaagagtggatcGCATCTCGATTTCAGCACTCCCTTGAACACGATCTCCCTGACTCAAACCAGGTGTGGGACTGTCTAAACGCGTGCGAACAATCTCTCCAAAAATTCCTCGAACAAGTCAAATCCGCCAGATTAGCCATGAAAGACTGCATCGAGCTGAAACGACAAATCGACTCTCGATACTTTCATGCACTCATCTCCACTCAACCCTACAGGTCCGAAATCGACGCCTTTCACTCCAGCTGGGAGGCGGAAATCAAACCTCGACTCCTCGGACTCCATCAAACCATTCAATCCCTTTCCCGCCTTCTGGTCCTTCCAAAAAACTACGAAAACGCCGTTTCTGAAACCAAAAGAAGATGCCAATGGTCTAAAAAAATAGACGAGCAAATCAAAGCTCTGAACCGACACTTTGATCGTGCTTTGAAACTAGAAATTCAAGAAAGGGAAATCTTCTCCAGATCTATCGATCCCTATGCGTCTCGCATCTTCGAACCCATCTTTCCCTGGCTCTTCTCTACCTCCCCATTTGCTAAATTCTATATTGACTTCCAATGTCTAGAAAGCCTCCCTTCTTCTACCAGCAACTCGGATCAAGAGGTGGTCGTCTCCCCTGATGCCACCCAACAGCAACAGCAACCCATTCCCCCACACATCTCTGAACAAGACTACCAGTCCCTCGTCGACCGCTACCTCGCCCTcagctcctcctttctctctctgaAAGACTCTGAAAATACCCTCCGGCGCGAGCTCGACGCCCTTCGCGACCAACTTAAACACAAGCCCTGGGAAAAAGAAATCCAAACCCTCAAACAAAATATTTCCCTCCTCGAAGGACAAAAACACTTCGAAGACTTTAAACGAGAAAACCTCGAGCTCAAACTCCAACTCGAGCAACTCTCCAAACTTAAAACCGTCAATGCAAAACTGCGCGAAGATCTCCAGGGCGCCGAAAACCTAGTTAACCAACTCCTACAAGATCGACCctcaaaatcttaa
- the LOC126318683 gene encoding uncharacterized protein LOC126318683: MGNLQSDHAGRKGQEKKETKDEKKHERLPPTRIGKRPRHGPVPSAKTSSVTPHSRCRLRLLKLERIKDYLMMEEEFVRRQEEFRPQEEKTQEEQSKVEELRGSPIVVGTLEEIIDDEHAIVSTSMGPEYYVPIMSFVDKDQIQPGCSVLLRDKVMTVVGLLQDETDPMVSVMKVEKAPLESYADIGGLEKQIQEIKESVELPLTHPELYEDIGIHPPKGVILYGVPGTGKTLLAKAVANQTSATFLRVVGSELIQKYLGDGPKLVREVFRAAEELAPSIVFIDEIDAVGTKRYESTSGGEREIQRTMLELLNQLDGFDTRGDVKIIMATNRIESLDPALIRPGRIDRKIEFPLPEIKTKRKIFSIHTSKMKLAPDVNLEEFVMTKDDLSGADIKAICTEAGLMALRERRMMVTHTDFRKAKENVLYKKNEGVPEGLYL; the protein is encoded by the exons ATGGGCAATTTGCAGTCGGACCACGCTGGCCGAAAGGGCCAGGAGAAGAAG gagACGAAGGACGAGAAGAAGCACGAGCGACTGCCGCCGACGAGGATAGGGAAGAGGCCCAGACACGGCCCGGTGCCATCCGCGAAGACGTCTTCGGTGACGCCGCACTCGAGATGTCGGTTGAGATTGCTGAAGTTGGAGAGGATTAAGGATTACCTGATGATGGAGGAGGAGTTCGTGCGCCGACAGGAGGAGTTTAGGCCGCAGGAGGAGAAGACGCAGGAGGAGCAGAGCAAGGTCGAGGAGCTGAGGGGGTCGCCGATCGTGGTGGGGACGTTGGAGGAGATTATAGACGACGAGCACGCGATTGTGTCGACGTCGATGGGACCTGAATATTACGTACCGATTATGTCGTTTGTGGACAAGGACCAGATTCAGCCGGGTTGTTCGGTGCTGCTGAGGGACAAGGTGATGACGGTGGTCGGGTTGCTGCAGGACGAGACGGATCCGATGGTGTCGGTGATGAAGGTGGAGAAGGCGCCGTTGGAGAGTTATGCGGACATAGGTGGATTAGAGAAGCAGATCCAGGAGATTAAGGAGAGTGTCGAGTTGCCGTTGACGCATCCTGAGTTGTATGAGGACATTGGCATTCACCCGCCGAAGGGCGTAATTTTGTATGGTGTACCAGGAACGGGCAAGACGTTGTTGGCGAAGGCGGTGGCGAACCAGACGTCGGCGACTTTCTTGCGCGTGGTGGGTTCGGAGCTGATTCAGAAGTACTTGGGAGACGGGCCCAAATTGGTGAGGGAGGTCTTCCGAGCCGCGGAGGAGTTGGCGCCCTCGATCGTGTTCATAGACGAGATTGACGCGGTCGGCACCAAAAGGTACGAGTCGACCTCTGGCGGAGAGCGGGAGATCCAGAGGACCATGCTCGAGCTCCTGAACCAGTTGGACGGGTTCGACACGAGGGGGGACGTCAAAATCATCATGGCCACCAACCGCATCGAATCCCTCGATCCCGCGCTCATAAGACCGGGACGCATCGACAGAAAAATCGAATTCCCGCTCCCGGAGATCAAGACCAAGAGGAAGATCTTCTCCATTCACACCTCCAAAATGAAACTTGCTCCCGACGTCAACCTCGAGGAGTTCGTCATGACCAAAGACGACCTCTCCGGCGCCGATATCAAGGCCATATGCACCGAGGCGGGTCTCATGGCACTCAGAGAACGCAGAATGATGGTCACGCACACCGATTTCAGAAAGGCCAAAGAAAACGTCCTTTATAAGAAAAACGAGGGCGTTCCTGAAGGTCTCTACCTATAA
- the LOC126318692 gene encoding V-type proton ATPase subunit D-like has product MSQDKIPCVPTRLALQNFKQKLVAATAGHLILKKKVDALTIKFHSILRIIVEKKSMLGEVMRDAYISLSAAKFAVSDSNFQYLVLENVEGTSYKLRYSTSDSDEIARLRTTIARVCVVQLPIFEPYKVTGLKKEYAGLGQGGGKIKACCESYSKVLKLVIEIATLQTLFLTLDQVIKSTNRRVNAIEHIIKPRLINTIASIQIELEEMEREEMFRLKKFQQNKEKEASRAVEAFEAATEDIVF; this is encoded by the exons ATGTCTCAAGATAAAATCCCCTGCGTCCCCACTCGTCT GGCACTGCAGAACTTCAAGCAGAAGCTCGTCGCCGCGACGGCCGGCCACCTCATCTTGAAGAAGAAGGTTGACGCGCTGACAATCAAGTTCCATTCGATCCTTAGAATAATCGTAGaa AAAAAGTCCATGTTGGGAGAGGTGATGAGAGACGCCTACATCTCTCTGTCCGCCGCCAAATTCGCCGTCTCAGACTCGAACTTCCA ATACCTTGTTCTGGAGAACGTAGAGGGGACCAGCTACAAGCTCAGGTACTCGACCAGCGACAGCGACGAGATCGCGCGGCTGAGGACGACCATCGCGCGCGTTTGCGTCGTGCAACTCCCGATATTCGAGCCGTACAAGGTGACGGGCCTCAAGAAGGAGTACGCGGGGCTGGGACAGGGCGGGGGTAAGATCAAGGCGTGCTGCGAGAGCTACTCGAAGGTGCTGAAGCTCGTCATCGAGATCGCCACGCTACAGACGCTGTTCCTGACCCTGGATCAGGTTATCAAGTCGACCAACAGAAGGGTGAACGCCATCGAGCATATCATCAAGCCGAGGCTGATCAACACCATAGCCAGCATACAGATAGAgttggaggagatggagagagaggagatGTTCAGGCTGAAGAAGTTCCAGCAGAACAAGGAGAAGGAGGCATCGCGCGCGGTGGAGGCGTTCGAGGCGGCGACGGAGGACATTGTGTTCtga
- the LOC126318678 gene encoding uncharacterized protein LOC126318678: MQLVPFSGGGYVPEYVSGDEGVLTTLIVNVCVFTALVALFLLVKDRKRWEFVYTPQAGRRPKFRESLKEVRTKPERQFISGVWRWVPFVWNYPDEQLFSVYGIDSWIYVQFLKFSVLVFGFVVFVAMTILMPANMTGSSHQGGFNSTCINNIDLEDRNIYAHVVGMYLITAFILYVGYLHFDRYLAHYWSYRRQPLLHNYSCYVRDTEGLSSSRDLYERVSAALPPGELYAASMAVDVGLLAAETAFRRELDEKLYRCQWTLSNTGVRKRKKLTDLHLRPDLPPIQYLFFSENASPDAAYAHQEPGYVDSILWYEAYIRCVDSHIQELKHAIELYQSRRFLLDPTEPSLQDQIKHEHSGMHLPLLRADPPFDLQDRSSSQGFFLYTASQAVRKLRLALKSPLSYFSLQPPLHYAFDDLSSPPLRSLQKYIDSIDYEPTNGFLTFNTPWNLQIFLLAYRKMPPMLRWRTHARQIESDLEWDNLQISKTERWSRDVCLLSSFFLLLFFWVEPIGWIIQLLDVQNLKNVWLLSNLISYLNDHSPLLINFITKFTPSLCILLFMNLLVPISRLVLKFVGRMSTKTQQDIAVFNTLYTFFLFLNLLFIPIELWKFRTYVSEFLQSPLQSFLDSAAYLGKTWPTYAAFYVNYIMNSAVINSTLYLCALVPICLYSLRRLTCRTPRDLLSTRLSCNGEFEYDCQYARHLNIFTVALTYCSLSPLTSVATLFYFLLWYLVDKFSILYRHDKSSDSAGQWAPLIFKRIYLALFLYHFALLGTLILKRAYWTTLLMLPMFFLDFSIYIYLLPKMLKRASRWSLEDPYPLQPTASQCGLDKRGYVHPLLKKNP; the protein is encoded by the exons ATGCAGTTGGTTCCATTCAGC GGCGGCGGTTACGTCCCTgaatacgtgtctggagacgaGGGCGTGCTGACGACGCTGATCGTGAACGTGTGCGTGTTCACGGCGCTGGTGGCGCTGTTCCTGCTGGTCAAGGACAGAAAGCGGTGGGAGTTCGTCTACACGCCCCAGGCGGGCAGGAGGCCGAAGTTTCGCGAGTCGCTCAAGGAGGTGCGCACGAAGCCGGAGCGGCAGTTCATATCCGGGGTCTGGAGGTGGGTTCCGTTCGTTTGGAACTACCCGGACGAGCAGCTGTTTTCGGTGTACGGGATAGACAGCTGGATATATGTCCAGTTTCTGAAATTTTCTGTGTTGGTGTTTGGCTTTGTGGTGTTCGTAGCGATGACGATACTGATGCCAGCGAACATGACGGGCTCGAGCCACCAGGGGGGGTTCAACTCGACTTGCATCAACAACATCGACCTGGAGGACCGCAACATCTACGCGCACGTCGTGGGCATGTACTTGATCACGGCGTTCATCCTGTACGTGGGCTACCTGCACTTCGACCGCTACCTCGCGCACTACTGGAGCTACAGGAGGCAGCCGCTGCTGCACAACTATAGCTGCTACGTGCGGGACACCGAGGGCCTCAGCAGCTCGAGGGACCTGTACGAGCGGGTCAGCGCCGCGCTGCCCCCGGGCGAACTCTACGCGGCCTCTATGGCCGTCGACGTGGGGCTGCTCGCGGCAGAGACGGCGTTCAGACGCGAACTCGACGAGAAGCTCTACCGCTGTCAGTGGACCCTCAGCAACACCGGCGTCCGCAAACGCAAAAAACTGACAGACCTCCACCTGCGCCCGGACCTCCCACCCATCCAATACCTCTTCTTCTCCGAAAACGCATCCCCGGACGCCGCGTACGCGCACCAGGAACCGGGCTACGTCGACTCAATCCTCTGGTACGAGGCCTACATTCGATGCGTAGACTCACACATACAAGAACTCAAACATGCCATCGAATTGTACCAATCTCGCCGCTTCCTCCTAGACCCCACAGAACCCTCCCTCCAAGACCAAATCAAGCACGAACATTCCGGCATGCACCTCCCCCTCCTCCGCGCCGACCCCCCCTTCGACCTGCAAGACCGCTCCTCCTCTCAAGGCTTCTTCCTCTACACCGCCTCCCAGGCCGTCCGCAAACTCCGACTCGCCCTAAAATCCCCCCTCTCCTACTTCAGCCTCCAACCCCCCCTCCACTACGCCTTCGACGACCTCTCGTCTCCCCCCCTGCGCTCCCTGCAAAAATACATCGACTCCATCGACTACGAACCCACCAACGGCTTCCTAACCTTCAACACCCCCTGGAACCTCCAAATATTCCTCCTCGCCTACCGAAAAATGCCCCCCATGCTTCGCTGgcgcacacacgcgagacagatcgaaAGCGACCTCGAATGGGACAACCTGCAAATCAGCAAAACCGAACGCTGGAGCCGCGACGTCTGTCTCCTCTCCTCCTTCTTCCTTCTGCTCTTCTTCTGGGTCGAACCCATCGGCTGGATCATCCAACTCCTAGACGTCCAAAACCTGAAAAACGTCTGGCTCCTCTCCAACCTCATCTCCTACCTCAACGACCACTCCCCCCTCCTCATCAACTTCATCACCAAATTCACCCCCTCCCTCTGCATCCTCCTCTTCATGAACCTCCTCGTCCCCATCTCCCGACTCGTCCTCAAATTCGTCGGCCGCATGAGCACCAAAACCCAACAAGACATCGCCGTCTTCAACACCCTCTACACCTTCTTCCTCTTCCTCAACCTCCTCTTCATCCCCATCGAACTCTGGAAATTCCGCACCTACGTCAGCGAATTCCTCCAATCCCCCCTCCAAAGCTTCCTCGACTCCGCCGCCTACCTCGGCAAAACCTGGCCCACCTACGCCGCCTTCTACGTCAACTACATCATGAACTCCGCCGTCATCAACAGCACCCTCTACCTCTGCGCCCTCGTCCCCATCTGCCTCTACTCCCTCCGCCGACTCACCTGCAGGACCCCGCGCGACCTCCTCTCCACCCGCCTCTCCTGCAACGGCGAATTCGAGTACGACTGCCAATACGCCCGCCACCTCAACATCTTCACCGTCGCCCTCACCTACTGCTCCCTCTCCCCACTCACCTCCGTCGCCACCCTCTTCTACTTCCTCCTCTGGTACCTCGTCGACAAGTTCTCCATCCTCTACCGACACGACAAATCCTCCGACAGCGCCGGCCAGTGGGCACCCCTCATCTTCAAACGCATCTACCTCGCCCTCTTCCTCTACCACTTCGCCCTTCTCGGCACCCTCATCCTCAAACGCGCCTACTGGACCACCCTCCTCATGCTCCCCATGTTCTTCCTCgacttctccatctacatctacctccTCCCAAAAATGCTCAAACGCGCCTCCCGCTGGTCCCTCGAAGACCCCTACCCACTCCAACCCACCGCCTCCCAGTGCGGACTCGACAAGCGTGGCTACGTCCACCCACTCCTCAAAAAAAACCCATAA